From a region of the Synechococcus sp. RS9916 genome:
- a CDS encoding ABC transporter transmembrane domain-containing protein, with protein MSPINLDQLLQHEAFRGLSESARQRLRDGMEMLSFELGEQLVEPGVIPGRVLILLKGRARLVGNDQGRLISLGKFDPGAVLGAASLLCGRNCENLIASDAVTAASISDELWAELYGTEDSFRDWCDRQLWGQEVITLLQDLQQGNARTEGTSLRLLQDSLRAAQRVPLKAAAIQAAQGEQRQVFVVSTWNDGTPGQLLNDGELPPTSQPFPARLISLPAALVEMILSSADDDPSAADGAPVALVANSEPSDDALSAQPGGPTPVSRFDPSGNVLGQLRLIRAEGVLQETLACFQMLAQLMKLPVRRDAIDKILRETIRRGQTPNLRLCGQIAAGLGLHVSGARVAAAMGTRLQTPTLIPWGDSFALVARSNQDGLTLASPKEGIINLKPEQLEEKFPEGIDLLLLDRTNTTPNETFGPSWFWPALKRHRGVLIQVLAASFVVQLFALANPLLIQVIIDKVITQRSLDTLQVLGIALVVVTLLEGVLGSLKTFLFSETTNRIDQRLGAEVIDHLLRLPLGYFDKRPVGELGSRIGELEKIRNFLTGQALTTLLDAAFSVIYIVVMVLYSWLLTLIALVVLPIQVGLTLIGAPLFRRQYRQAAEANAKTQSHLVEVLTGIQTVKSQNVEMVSRFSWQDLYAGYINRSFEKTISGTVLSQTSQVLQKLSQLMVLWVGATLVLSGDLTLGQLIAFRIISGYVTQPLLRLSSIWQNIQELKVSFERLADVIDTPQESSDVDKAKVPLPPIDGAVNFENLTFRFRPEAPPVLKDINLKVKAGTFVGIVGQSGSGKSTLVKLLPRLYAPEEGRILIDGYDIDKVELYSLRRQIGIVPQDPLLFSGTISENIALTQPDAGSDEIVMAAKLADAHDFIMGLPSGYSTPVGERGASLSGGQRQRIAIARTLLSNPKLLVMDEATSALDYETERRVCDNLVGALQDCTVFFITHRLATVRRADLIVVMHLGVVAEVGSHDDLMAKRGRYYALYRQQEAG; from the coding sequence ATGAGCCCGATCAACCTGGATCAGCTGCTTCAGCACGAAGCGTTTCGCGGCCTTAGTGAGTCAGCGCGGCAGCGCCTGCGCGACGGCATGGAGATGCTCTCCTTCGAGCTCGGAGAGCAACTGGTGGAACCCGGGGTGATTCCAGGCCGGGTGTTGATCCTGCTGAAAGGCCGGGCCCGATTGGTGGGCAACGATCAGGGCCGGCTGATCTCCCTCGGAAAATTTGACCCCGGGGCCGTGCTCGGGGCCGCCAGCCTGCTTTGTGGACGCAACTGCGAAAACCTGATCGCCAGTGATGCAGTCACCGCTGCCTCGATCAGCGATGAACTGTGGGCCGAGCTCTACGGCACGGAAGACAGCTTCCGCGACTGGTGCGATCGCCAGTTGTGGGGCCAGGAAGTGATCACCCTGCTGCAGGACCTGCAGCAGGGGAACGCCCGCACCGAAGGCACCTCCCTGCGACTGCTTCAGGACAGCTTGCGGGCTGCTCAGCGGGTTCCCTTGAAGGCTGCAGCCATCCAGGCCGCCCAAGGCGAGCAACGCCAGGTGTTTGTGGTGTCGACATGGAACGACGGCACGCCCGGCCAGCTCCTGAACGACGGCGAGCTTCCGCCCACAAGCCAACCGTTTCCTGCGCGCCTGATCAGCCTGCCGGCGGCGCTCGTGGAGATGATCCTCAGCAGTGCTGATGACGACCCAAGCGCGGCCGATGGGGCACCGGTTGCTTTGGTGGCGAACAGCGAGCCCTCTGACGATGCCCTCAGCGCCCAACCCGGTGGACCGACCCCCGTCAGCCGCTTTGATCCGAGCGGCAATGTGCTCGGTCAACTGCGGTTGATTCGCGCCGAAGGCGTGCTTCAGGAAACCCTGGCCTGCTTCCAGATGCTGGCGCAGCTGATGAAGCTGCCGGTGCGCCGGGATGCGATCGACAAGATCCTGCGCGAAACCATCCGCCGCGGCCAAACCCCCAATCTGCGCTTATGCGGCCAGATCGCCGCAGGTCTTGGTCTACACGTCTCTGGCGCCAGGGTCGCTGCCGCGATGGGCACCCGACTGCAAACACCGACGCTGATTCCGTGGGGTGACAGTTTCGCTCTGGTGGCCCGCAGCAATCAGGACGGCCTCACCCTGGCCTCACCGAAGGAGGGAATCATCAACCTCAAGCCGGAGCAGCTGGAGGAGAAGTTCCCGGAAGGCATCGACCTGCTGCTGCTTGACCGCACCAACACCACCCCGAACGAGACGTTCGGCCCCTCCTGGTTCTGGCCAGCGCTGAAACGTCACCGGGGGGTGCTGATTCAGGTGCTGGCGGCCAGCTTCGTGGTGCAGCTGTTTGCCCTGGCCAACCCCCTGCTGATTCAAGTGATCATCGACAAGGTGATCACCCAGCGCAGCCTCGACACACTGCAAGTGCTGGGCATCGCGCTGGTGGTGGTGACCCTGCTGGAAGGGGTCCTGGGCAGTCTCAAGACGTTCCTGTTCTCGGAAACCACCAACCGCATCGACCAACGCCTTGGCGCAGAGGTGATCGACCACCTGCTACGCCTGCCCCTTGGCTACTTCGACAAACGCCCGGTGGGTGAACTGGGGTCCCGCATCGGCGAGCTTGAGAAGATCCGCAACTTCCTCACCGGTCAGGCCCTCACCACCCTTCTGGATGCTGCCTTCTCGGTGATCTACATCGTGGTGATGGTGCTCTACAGCTGGCTGCTGACTCTGATCGCCCTGGTGGTGCTGCCGATCCAGGTGGGCCTGACCCTGATCGGAGCACCCCTGTTCCGCCGCCAGTACCGCCAGGCCGCAGAAGCCAACGCCAAAACCCAGAGCCATCTGGTGGAGGTGCTCACGGGCATCCAGACCGTGAAAAGCCAGAACGTGGAAATGGTGAGCCGCTTCTCCTGGCAGGACCTCTACGCCGGCTACATCAACCGTTCGTTTGAAAAAACAATCAGCGGCACGGTGCTGAGTCAGACCTCGCAGGTGCTGCAGAAGCTCTCCCAGCTGATGGTGTTGTGGGTGGGCGCCACGCTGGTGCTCAGCGGTGACCTCACCCTCGGCCAGCTGATCGCCTTCCGGATCATTTCCGGCTACGTCACCCAACCGCTGCTGAGGCTTTCGAGCATCTGGCAGAACATCCAGGAGCTAAAGGTGAGCTTCGAACGTCTGGCCGACGTGATCGACACGCCCCAAGAATCGAGTGACGTCGATAAAGCAAAGGTGCCCCTGCCGCCCATCGACGGTGCGGTGAACTTCGAGAACCTCACCTTCCGCTTCCGGCCCGAAGCACCTCCGGTGCTGAAAGACATCAACCTGAAGGTGAAGGCCGGCACCTTCGTCGGCATCGTCGGCCAGAGCGGCAGCGGCAAAAGCACGCTGGTGAAGCTGCTCCCGCGCCTCTACGCACCGGAAGAAGGGCGAATCCTGATCGATGGTTACGACATCGACAAAGTGGAGCTGTATTCGCTTCGCCGCCAGATCGGCATCGTGCCTCAGGACCCGCTGTTGTTCTCGGGAACCATCAGCGAAAACATCGCTCTCACGCAGCCCGACGCCGGCAGTGATGAGATTGTGATGGCCGCCAAATTGGCAGATGCCCATGACTTCATCATGGGACTGCCCAGTGGGTACAGCACCCCGGTGGGCGAGCGCGGTGCATCCCTCAGTGGCGGGCAGCGCCAGCGCATCGCCATTGCCCGCACCCTGCTCAGCAACCCCAAACTGCTGGTGATGGACGAGGCCACCAGCGCCCTCGACTACGAAACCGAACGGCGGGTTTGCGACAACCTGGTGGGGGCACTGCAGGACTGCACGGTGTTCTTCATCACGCACCGCCTGGCCACCGTGCGCCGGGCCGACCTGATCGTAGTGATGCACCTGGGCGTGGTGGCCGAAGTGGGCAGCCACGATGACTTGATGGCCAAACGCGGCCGCTACTACGCGCTTTATCGCCAACAGGAGGCCGGCTGA
- a CDS encoding peptidylprolyl isomerase, giving the protein MPKPVLEPTLPDLRSSFSADGLALLTRHGLLESLIERMVVSEITRSVELPEATEQTVINDFLRQQNAGSPEALGELIRNSGLSEDAFYEQLFRPARMAQIAQEQFGAKAEARFLGQKGRLDRVVYSLLRLNSQSQAQELYLRIAHGEANFSDLAGRYSEGMERNTNGVIGPVPLNQAHPTLSEKLRAAKPGMLLEPFRIDRWWVVARLERFAPASFDERMGAQMRMELLQEWLKEDTRRRVQALSGNTDNGAEAS; this is encoded by the coding sequence GTGCCTAAGCCTGTGCTCGAACCCACGCTGCCCGATCTGCGCTCGTCGTTTAGTGCCGATGGCTTGGCGTTGCTCACCCGGCACGGCCTGCTGGAGTCACTGATTGAACGCATGGTGGTAAGTGAAATCACCCGCAGCGTCGAGCTCCCAGAAGCCACCGAACAAACGGTCATCAACGACTTCCTACGACAGCAAAACGCGGGTTCACCTGAAGCGCTTGGGGAACTGATCCGCAATAGCGGCCTGAGCGAAGACGCGTTTTACGAACAGCTTTTCCGGCCTGCCCGGATGGCCCAGATCGCGCAGGAGCAATTCGGCGCCAAAGCCGAAGCCCGCTTCCTGGGCCAGAAAGGACGCCTCGATCGGGTCGTCTACAGCCTGCTGCGCCTCAACAGCCAATCCCAAGCCCAGGAGCTGTACCTGCGCATCGCCCATGGCGAAGCCAATTTCAGCGACTTAGCCGGGCGCTACTCCGAAGGGATGGAACGCAACACCAATGGCGTGATCGGCCCTGTGCCCCTCAACCAGGCCCATCCGACCTTGTCGGAAAAATTGCGGGCCGCCAAACCCGGCATGCTGCTCGAACCCTTCCGCATCGACCGTTGGTGGGTGGTGGCTCGACTGGAGCGCTTCGCACCCGCGAGTTTCGACGAGCGGATGGGTGCTCAGATGAGGATGGAATTGCTTCAAGAGTGGCTGAAAGAAGACACCCGTCGTCGGGTCCAAGCCCTTTCGGGCAACACTGACAACGGTGCGGAAGCGTCATGA
- the tilS gene encoding tRNA lysidine(34) synthetase TilS, with product MDPALDPPLRRSWTAWHDRLHRDLLQDPQLLPAGEPLLLAVSGGQDSMALTALLLGLSRLHHWELHLWHGDHSWHPGSAAIASELQAWSLGQGLPITVDRNAKNEATGRTEAEARRWRYAQLATCATALGSRVVCGHTATDKAETLLLQLTRGTDLAGLGSLRRQRLLDAEQHPAVHLVRPLLGFNRDDTAAICRDLNLPLWLDPSNTNLRFSRNRIRQEVMPVLNDLYPGCEQRMAALSERLSQVQDTQQTLLALSLESLKAGEGAENVLQRKRLGALPLPLRRDLLAHWLQSCGAPPLKAPLLEELARATAAGSPAGGRDLPSGWRIQWDRKSLQLDYRQ from the coding sequence ATGGATCCAGCACTCGATCCACCTCTGAGGCGCAGCTGGACGGCGTGGCACGACCGTCTGCACCGGGACCTGCTTCAAGACCCGCAGCTGCTTCCTGCTGGTGAACCACTGCTGCTGGCCGTGTCCGGCGGCCAGGACTCCATGGCTCTCACGGCTCTCTTGCTGGGCTTAAGCCGGCTGCACCACTGGGAGCTCCATCTCTGGCATGGCGATCACAGCTGGCACCCAGGCTCGGCGGCCATCGCCTCTGAACTTCAGGCCTGGAGCCTGGGGCAGGGGCTGCCGATCACCGTTGACCGCAACGCCAAAAACGAAGCGACGGGACGAACGGAGGCCGAAGCCCGTCGATGGCGCTACGCGCAGCTGGCCACCTGCGCCACTGCGCTGGGGAGCCGGGTGGTGTGCGGCCACACCGCCACCGACAAGGCGGAAACCCTGCTGCTGCAGCTCACGCGGGGCACCGACCTTGCCGGCCTTGGCAGCTTGCGCCGACAACGCCTCCTTGATGCCGAGCAACACCCCGCAGTGCATCTGGTGCGGCCTTTGCTGGGATTCAATCGTGACGACACAGCCGCCATCTGCCGTGATCTGAACCTGCCGCTTTGGCTCGACCCGAGCAACACCAATCTGCGGTTCAGCCGCAACCGCATCCGCCAGGAGGTCATGCCGGTGCTGAACGACCTGTATCCCGGCTGCGAACAGCGCATGGCCGCCCTGTCCGAGCGACTGTCCCAGGTGCAGGACACCCAGCAGACTTTACTGGCACTCAGCCTGGAGAGCTTGAAGGCCGGGGAAGGGGCAGAGAACGTGTTGCAACGCAAGCGGTTGGGCGCGCTTCCCTTGCCGCTACGTCGTGACCTGCTCGCCCACTGGTTGCAATCGTGCGGTGCACCGCCACTGAAAGCGCCTCTACTGGAGGAACTGGCGCGAGCCACAGCAGCGGGCAGTCCTGCCGGAGGACGCGATCTCCCTAGCGGCTGGCGCATCCAATGGGACAGAAAGTCACTACAACTGGACTACAGACAGTGA
- a CDS encoding DUF561 domain-containing protein gives MTRLAQLPTSLRQRLEQRSALKVIAGLMNFDAASVARVARAAGHGGADLIDVACDPELVALAIRESGGVPVCVSAVDPELFPAAVAAGAQMVEIGNFDAFYPQGRIFDAAEVLALTRQTRALLPDVVLSVTVPHVLPMDEQQQLAVDLVDAGADLIQTEGGTSAKPSSAGTLGLIEKAAPTLAAAHSISAGLQQAGVEAPVLCASGLSAVTLPMAIAAGAAGVGVGSAVNRLNDELAMVAVVRGLREALGTAAAVRS, from the coding sequence ATGACTCGCCTCGCTCAGTTGCCCACCTCTTTGCGTCAGCGCCTCGAGCAACGCTCGGCGCTGAAGGTGATCGCCGGTCTGATGAATTTCGATGCAGCGTCGGTGGCTCGCGTGGCCCGTGCTGCTGGCCATGGTGGTGCTGACCTGATTGACGTGGCCTGCGATCCCGAGCTGGTGGCCCTGGCGATCCGTGAATCCGGTGGTGTGCCAGTTTGCGTGTCCGCCGTGGATCCTGAGTTGTTCCCTGCTGCTGTGGCGGCGGGTGCCCAGATGGTGGAGATCGGCAACTTCGATGCTTTTTATCCTCAGGGCCGCATCTTTGATGCTGCCGAAGTGCTCGCGCTCACCCGTCAGACCCGCGCTCTGCTGCCCGACGTGGTGCTGAGCGTCACCGTTCCCCACGTGCTGCCCATGGATGAGCAGCAGCAGCTGGCTGTGGATCTGGTGGACGCTGGCGCTGACCTGATTCAGACCGAGGGCGGCACCAGCGCCAAGCCTTCCAGCGCCGGCACCTTGGGCCTGATTGAAAAGGCTGCTCCCACCCTCGCCGCCGCCCACAGCATTAGCGCTGGGTTGCAGCAGGCTGGTGTTGAGGCCCCCGTTCTTTGCGCCTCCGGCCTCTCCGCCGTCACCCTCCCAATGGCGATCGCCGCCGGTGCCGCCGGTGTTGGCGTTGGCTCTGCGGTGAACCGCCTCAACGACGAGCTGGCCATGGTCGCCGTGGTGCGTGGCCTGCGTGAAGCTCTCGGCACTGCCGCCGCTGTCCGCAGCTGA